In Quercus robur chromosome 10, dhQueRobu3.1, whole genome shotgun sequence, a genomic segment contains:
- the LOC126704411 gene encoding putative disease resistance protein RGA3 isoform X1 produces MGRKRDRFWDYAEDLRGRFKCNYCKHEFPGGASRIKSHLAGVKGRDILICDFVPEDVRKEAYEATLGTNKKLKNASISSSDKGSTILSTSISTIQKEKIVTQSEEEYIDEIVLDDVVGRLVTKAFALATKDIIFKWGFKEELENLFDSLYKIKVVLHQKRQVSDEFVRIWLMELRNVAYEVNNVLDKFDYEIIRQKVQPQSQMIAQVCSFSFSDHNKVKTIKQSLDKLVADVAGFGLRIELLKSIIKIRLDKNEDSFLNDSEVIGREFDVVQIVNELISSSNQQVISVLPIVGMVGLGKTTLAKVLYNHGEIKKHFDVLAWVHVGGNFDVEEISRKIHESLKIDLTNLEKKKYFLVLDDIWIEDCDKWDILRNHLVGINSNTRINIIVTTRSDKVAQIMGTLPPHHLEKLSKGDCWSILKERVFADEGKSLTFDLEASGREIAIKCRGVPLVARVLGEAMYFKCDKKEWLAIQNDKIWHLLDDDNGGIFPTLKLWFDNLPIPSLKQCFAYCAIFPKDYDMKKDEIIRYWMAEGFLEPVEEANMAMEDIGNMYFNILLTTSFFQNARKDAYGNIISCKMHDLVHDFALSISKHGTLILDRDSTDEATQESSYHREDFIKLHSLFSENFDFNNMLSNFKCLRVLKLHGVSIRGFPDSIEPIIHLRLLHILDPEIEELPKSITKLYNLQTLIIEGYEGELPEDLSNLIKLRHILLNNSDIIKTPKNMSMLTCLQTLSFFAVDSEDGYRITELGALKNLKGEIVIKNLEYVKDEEEAKSAKLKEKEIFKLLLYWSSDRGENDMYNEDEKVLEGLQPHPNLKSLTIERYLGKKFPSWVVGLSSLYHNLIEIKLIRCRECEEVPTLGQLPCLRVLEIIGMWKVRSIGSEFYFYSDGSYRNTTTTLFPALRILKLKEMYSLEEWKDAKELTTADEVLFVFPCLEELTLRSCHKLRDLPDSLHTCVSLQKLVVECCPMLRSLPGVRSSGLQYLENGDCSRLPSSSTSSIHPSLQKLQLIGCGSLLLDQIQYFIALKILWIEGFYEMVALPEWLGNLSSLQRLYIVYCWKLLHLPSEEAMRRLTQLKTLTIYGCPKFEDNERFKIDHIPWVEINDPR; encoded by the exons atgggaagAAAGAGAGATCGATTTTGGGATTACGCTGAGGACCTAAGGGGTCGTTTCAAATGTAACTATTGTAAGCATGAATTCCCTGGAGGTGCATCAAGGATTAAATCACACTTGGCTGGAGTTAAAGGGCGTGATATTCTTATATGTGATTTTGTGCCTGAAGATGTACGTAAAGAAGCTTATGAAGCAACTCTAGGAACtaacaaaaaacttaaaaatgctTCAATCTCAAGTAGTGATAAGGGGAGTACAATCCTCTcaacttcaatttcaacaattcaaaaggaaaaaattgtcACACAG AGCGAGGAAGAATATATAGATGAAATTGTGCTCGATGATGTTGTGGGTAGACTAGTAACCAAAGCGTTTGCACTTGCCACAAAGGATATCATTTTTAAGTGGGGTTTTAAGGAGGAGCTGGAAAATCTTTTTGACTCATTATACAAGATTAAAGTTGTGTTACATCAAAAGAGGCAAGTAAGTGATGAGTTTGTAAGGATCTGGTTAATGGAGCTTAGAAATGTAGCTTATGAAGTTAATAATGTGTTAGACAAATTTGACTATGAGATCATTCGGCAAAAGGTACAACCTCAAAGCCAAATGATAGCTCAGGTATGTAGCTTTTCGTTCTCTGATCACAATAAAGTTAAGACCATCAAACAATCGTTGGATAAACTTGTGGCTGATGTAGCTGGCTTTGGTCTTAGAATAGAGTTGTTGAAGTCAATCATCAAGATTAGGTTGGACAAGAATGAGGATTCATTCCTCAATGATTCAGAAGTTATCGGAAGAGAATTTGATGTTGTACAGATAGTGAACGAACTTATTAGTTCAAGCAATCAACAAGTTATATCTGTTCTTCCTATCGTGGGTATGGTAGGTCTTGGAAAGACAACTTTAGCAAAGGTATTGTATAACCATGGAGAAATAAAGAAACACTTTGATGTGCTAGCGTGGGTACATGTCGGTGGAAATTTTGATGTTGAAGAAATCTCAAGAAAGATTCATGAGTCTCTCAAAATAGACTTGACTAAtttagaaaagaagaaatactTTCTTGTACTTGATGATATTTGGATCGAAGACTGTGATAAATGGGATATTTTAAGGAATCACTTGGTAGGGATTAATTCAAATACTAGAATTAACATTATTGTGACAACGCGTAGTGACAAAGTAGCACAGATTATGGGGACACTTCCTCCACATCACTtggaaaaattatcaaaagGTGATTGTTGGTCTATATTAAAAGAAAGAGTATTTGCAGATGAAGGAAAATCACTAACTTTTGATTTGGAGGCTAGTGGAAGGGAGATTGCTATAAAATGTAGAGGGGTTCCATTGGTTGCAAGAGTTTTAGGAGAAGCAATGTACtttaaatgtgataaaaagGAATGGTTAGCAAtacaaaatgataaaatttggcatttgtTGGATGATGATAATGGTGGTATCTTTCCAACGCTAAAGTTATGGTTTGATAATCTTCCAATACCATCTTTGAAGCAATGTTTCGCATATTGTGCAATTTTTCCTAAAGATTATGACATGAAAAAGGACGAAATAATTCGGTATTGGATGGCTGAAGGGTTTCTTGAACCAGTTGAAGAAGCTAATATGGCAATGGAGGATATTGGTAACATgtatttcaatattttgttgACCACTTCCTTTTTTCAAAATGCTAGAAAGGATGCCTACGGTAATATTATTAGTTGCAAAATGCATGATTTGGTGCATGATTTCGCCCTCTCAATTTCAAAACATGGAACTCTGATTTTGGACAGAGATTCAACGGATGAAGCAACACAAGAAAGTTCATATCATAGAGAAGATTTCATAAAATTGCACTCATTGTTTtcagaaaattttgactttaacaacatgttatcaaattttaaatgctTACGTGTTTTAAAATTACATGGGGTTAGTATAAGAGGGTTTCCAGATTCAATTGAGCCGATAATACATTTGAGGCTTCTTCACATCTTGGACCCTGAAATTGAAGAATTACCAAAATCCATCACCAAACTCTACAATTTGCAAACTTTAATAATTGAGGGCTACGAAGGAGAGCTTCCAGAAGACCTAAGCAATTTGATTAAGTTAAGACATATTCTTCTTAATAACAGTGATATTATAAAAACGCCTAAAAATATGAGTATGTTGACTTGCCTTCAAACATTGTCATTTTTTGCTGTGGATTCAGAGGATGGTTATCGGATTACAGAATTGGGAGCTTTAAAGAATCTCAAAGGAGAAATAGTAATAAAGAATCTAGAGTACGTGAAAGATGAGGAAGAAGCCAAAAgtgcaaaattaaaagaaaaggaaatattcAAGTTGCTATTATACTGGAGTTCTGACAGAGGAGAGAACGACATGTATAATGAAGATGAAAAGGTGTTGGAAGGCCTCCAGCCTCACCCAAATTTGAAAAGCTTAACAATCGAAAGGTATCTTGGAAAGAAATTCCCATCATGGGTTGTTGGTTTGTCTTCGCTATATCACAATTTGATTGAGATCAAATTGATACGTTGTAGGGAATGTGAAGAAGTTCCCACTCTGGGGCAATTACCCTGTCTTAGGGTTCTTGAAATAATAGGAATGTGGAAGGTAAGAAGTATAGGAAGTGAGTTTTACTTTTACAGTGATGGGAGTTACAGAAATACTACTACTACATTATTTCCGGCATTGAGAATACTCAAATTGAAGGAGATGTATTCCCTAGAAGAGTGGAAGGATGCAAAGGAGTTGACAACCGCAGATGAG GTGTTGTTTGTGTTTCCTTGCCTTGAGGAGTTGACCCTTAGAAGTTGTCATAAACTGAGAGATTTGCCAGACTCACTGCACACCTGCGTTTCCCTTCAGAAGTTGGTAGTAGAGTGTTGTCCTATGCTGAGGTCATTGCCAGGTGTCCGGTCCAGTGGGTTACAATATTTGGAGAATGGGGATTGTAGTCGTCtgccttcttcttctacttcctcCATTCACCCCTCCCTCCAAAAGCTACAGCTAATAGGCTGTGGGTCTCTCCTGCTGGACCAAATTCAATACTTCATTGCCCTTAAAATTCTGTGGATAGAGGGATTTTATGAGATGGTAGCTTTGCCAGAGTGGTTGGGCAATCTTTCCTCTCTTCAACGGCTTTATATTGTGTATTGCTGGAAACTGCTGCATCTGCCCAGCGAGGAAGCCATGCGACGCCTCACCCAATTGAAAACGCTAACGATTTATGGATGCCCTAAATTTGAAGACAATGAGCGGTTCAAGATTGACCACATTCCATGGGTTGAAATCAATGATCCTCGGTAA
- the LOC126704411 gene encoding putative disease resistance protein RGA3 isoform X2, translated as MGRKRDRFWDYAEDLRGRFKCNYCKHEFPGGASRIKSHLAGVKGRDILICDFVPEDVRKEAYEATLGTNKKLKNASISSSDKGSTILSTSISTIQKEKIVTQSEEEYIDEIVLDDVVGRLVTKAFALATKDIIFKWGFKEELENLFDSLYKIKVVLHQKRQVSDEFVRIWLMELRNVAYEVNNVLDKFDYEIIRQKVQPQSQMIAQVCSFSFSDHNKVKTIKQSLDKLVADVAGFGLRIELLKSIIKIRLDKNEDSFLNDSEVIGREFDVVQIVNELISSSNQQVISVLPIVGMVGLGKTTLAKVLYNHGEIKKHFDVLAWVHVGGNFDVEEISRKIHESLKIDLTNLEKKKYFLVLDDIWIEDCDKWDILRNHLVGINSNTRINIIVTTRSDKVAQIMGTLPPHHLEKLSKGDCWSILKERVFADEGKSLTFDLEASGREIAIKCRGVPLVARVLGEAMYFKCDKKEWLAIQNDKIWHLLDDDNGGIFPTLKLWFDNLPIPSLKQCFAYCAIFPKDYDMKKDEIIRYWMAEGFLEPVEEANMAMEDIGNMYFNILLTTSFFQNARKDAYGNIISCKMHDLVHDFALSISKHGTLILDRDSTDEATQESSYHREDFIKLHSLFSENFDFNNMLSNFKCLRVLKLHGVSIRGFPDSIEPIIHLRLLHILDPEIEELPKSITKLYNLQTLIIEGYEGELPEDLSNLIKLRHILLNNSDIIKTPKNMSMLTCLQTLSFFAVDSEDGYRITELGALKNLKGEIVIKNLEYVKDEEEAKSAKLKEKEIFKLLLYWSSDRGENDMYNEDEKVLEGLQPHPNLKSLTIERYLGKKFPSWVVGLSSLYHNLIEIKLIRCRECEEVPTLGQLPCLRVLEIIGMWKVRSIGSEFYFYSDGSYRNTTTTLFPALRILKLKEMYSLEEWKDAKELTTADEVLFVFPCLEELTLRSCDKLRDLPDSLRVSLQKLVVQYCPMLRSLPGVRSSGLQYLENGDCSRLPSSSTSSIHPSLQKLQLIGCGSLLLDQIQYFIALKILWIEGFYEMVALPEWLGNLSSLQRLYIVYCWKLLHLPSEEAMRRLTQLKTLTIYGCPKFEDNERFKIDHIPWVEINDPR; from the exons atgggaagAAAGAGAGATCGATTTTGGGATTACGCTGAGGACCTAAGGGGTCGTTTCAAATGTAACTATTGTAAGCATGAATTCCCTGGAGGTGCATCAAGGATTAAATCACACTTGGCTGGAGTTAAAGGGCGTGATATTCTTATATGTGATTTTGTGCCTGAAGATGTACGTAAAGAAGCTTATGAAGCAACTCTAGGAACtaacaaaaaacttaaaaatgctTCAATCTCAAGTAGTGATAAGGGGAGTACAATCCTCTcaacttcaatttcaacaattcaaaaggaaaaaattgtcACACAG AGCGAGGAAGAATATATAGATGAAATTGTGCTCGATGATGTTGTGGGTAGACTAGTAACCAAAGCGTTTGCACTTGCCACAAAGGATATCATTTTTAAGTGGGGTTTTAAGGAGGAGCTGGAAAATCTTTTTGACTCATTATACAAGATTAAAGTTGTGTTACATCAAAAGAGGCAAGTAAGTGATGAGTTTGTAAGGATCTGGTTAATGGAGCTTAGAAATGTAGCTTATGAAGTTAATAATGTGTTAGACAAATTTGACTATGAGATCATTCGGCAAAAGGTACAACCTCAAAGCCAAATGATAGCTCAGGTATGTAGCTTTTCGTTCTCTGATCACAATAAAGTTAAGACCATCAAACAATCGTTGGATAAACTTGTGGCTGATGTAGCTGGCTTTGGTCTTAGAATAGAGTTGTTGAAGTCAATCATCAAGATTAGGTTGGACAAGAATGAGGATTCATTCCTCAATGATTCAGAAGTTATCGGAAGAGAATTTGATGTTGTACAGATAGTGAACGAACTTATTAGTTCAAGCAATCAACAAGTTATATCTGTTCTTCCTATCGTGGGTATGGTAGGTCTTGGAAAGACAACTTTAGCAAAGGTATTGTATAACCATGGAGAAATAAAGAAACACTTTGATGTGCTAGCGTGGGTACATGTCGGTGGAAATTTTGATGTTGAAGAAATCTCAAGAAAGATTCATGAGTCTCTCAAAATAGACTTGACTAAtttagaaaagaagaaatactTTCTTGTACTTGATGATATTTGGATCGAAGACTGTGATAAATGGGATATTTTAAGGAATCACTTGGTAGGGATTAATTCAAATACTAGAATTAACATTATTGTGACAACGCGTAGTGACAAAGTAGCACAGATTATGGGGACACTTCCTCCACATCACTtggaaaaattatcaaaagGTGATTGTTGGTCTATATTAAAAGAAAGAGTATTTGCAGATGAAGGAAAATCACTAACTTTTGATTTGGAGGCTAGTGGAAGGGAGATTGCTATAAAATGTAGAGGGGTTCCATTGGTTGCAAGAGTTTTAGGAGAAGCAATGTACtttaaatgtgataaaaagGAATGGTTAGCAAtacaaaatgataaaatttggcatttgtTGGATGATGATAATGGTGGTATCTTTCCAACGCTAAAGTTATGGTTTGATAATCTTCCAATACCATCTTTGAAGCAATGTTTCGCATATTGTGCAATTTTTCCTAAAGATTATGACATGAAAAAGGACGAAATAATTCGGTATTGGATGGCTGAAGGGTTTCTTGAACCAGTTGAAGAAGCTAATATGGCAATGGAGGATATTGGTAACATgtatttcaatattttgttgACCACTTCCTTTTTTCAAAATGCTAGAAAGGATGCCTACGGTAATATTATTAGTTGCAAAATGCATGATTTGGTGCATGATTTCGCCCTCTCAATTTCAAAACATGGAACTCTGATTTTGGACAGAGATTCAACGGATGAAGCAACACAAGAAAGTTCATATCATAGAGAAGATTTCATAAAATTGCACTCATTGTTTtcagaaaattttgactttaacaacatgttatcaaattttaaatgctTACGTGTTTTAAAATTACATGGGGTTAGTATAAGAGGGTTTCCAGATTCAATTGAGCCGATAATACATTTGAGGCTTCTTCACATCTTGGACCCTGAAATTGAAGAATTACCAAAATCCATCACCAAACTCTACAATTTGCAAACTTTAATAATTGAGGGCTACGAAGGAGAGCTTCCAGAAGACCTAAGCAATTTGATTAAGTTAAGACATATTCTTCTTAATAACAGTGATATTATAAAAACGCCTAAAAATATGAGTATGTTGACTTGCCTTCAAACATTGTCATTTTTTGCTGTGGATTCAGAGGATGGTTATCGGATTACAGAATTGGGAGCTTTAAAGAATCTCAAAGGAGAAATAGTAATAAAGAATCTAGAGTACGTGAAAGATGAGGAAGAAGCCAAAAgtgcaaaattaaaagaaaaggaaatattcAAGTTGCTATTATACTGGAGTTCTGACAGAGGAGAGAACGACATGTATAATGAAGATGAAAAGGTGTTGGAAGGCCTCCAGCCTCACCCAAATTTGAAAAGCTTAACAATCGAAAGGTATCTTGGAAAGAAATTCCCATCATGGGTTGTTGGTTTGTCTTCGCTATATCACAATTTGATTGAGATCAAATTGATACGTTGTAGGGAATGTGAAGAAGTTCCCACTCTGGGGCAATTACCCTGTCTTAGGGTTCTTGAAATAATAGGAATGTGGAAGGTAAGAAGTATAGGAAGTGAGTTTTACTTTTACAGTGATGGGAGTTACAGAAATACTACTACTACATTATTTCCGGCATTGAGAATACTCAAATTGAAGGAGATGTATTCCCTAGAAGAGTGGAAGGATGCAAAGGAGTTGACAACCGCAGATGAGGTGTTGTTTGTGTTTCCTTGCCTTGAGGAGTTGACCCTTAGAAGTTGTGATAAACTGAGAGATTTGCCAGACTCACTGCGTGTTTCCCTTCAAAAGTTGGTAGTGCAGTATTGTCCTATGCTGAG GTCATTGCCAGGTGTCCGGTCCAGTGGGTTACAATATTTGGAGAATGGGGATTGTAGTCGTCtgccttcttcttctacttcctcCATTCACCCCTCCCTCCAAAAGCTACAGCTAATAGGCTGTGGGTCTCTCCTGCTGGACCAAATTCAATACTTCATTGCCCTTAAAATTCTGTGGATAGAGGGATTTTATGAGATGGTAGCTTTGCCAGAGTGGTTGGGCAATCTTTCCTCTCTTCAACGGCTTTATATTGTGTATTGCTGGAAACTGCTGCATCTGCCCAGCGAGGAAGCCATGCGACGCCTCACCCAATTGAAAACGCTAACGATTTATGGATGCCCTAAATTTGAAGACAATGAGCGGTTCAAGATTGACCACATTCCATGGGTTGAAATCAATGATCCTCGGTAA
- the LOC126704411 gene encoding putative disease resistance protein RGA3 isoform X3, whose product MGRKRDRFWDYAEDLRGRFKCNYCKHEFPGGASRIKSHLAGVKGRDILICDFVPEDVRKEAYEATLGTNKKLKNASISSSDKGSTILSTSISTIQKEKIVTQSEEEYIDEIVLDDVVGRLVTKAFALATKDIIFKWGFKEELENLFDSLYKIKVVLHQKRQVSDEFVRIWLMELRNVAYEVNNVLDKFDYEIIRQKVQPQSQMIAQVCSFSFSDHNKVKTIKQSLDKLVADVAGFGLRIELLKSIIKIRLDKNEDSFLNDSEVIGREFDVVQIVNELISSSNQQVISVLPIVGMVGLGKTTLAKVLYNHGEIKKHFDVLAWVHVGGNFDVEEISRKIHESLKIDLTNLEKKKYFLVLDDIWIEDCDKWDILRNHLVGINSNTRINIIVTTRSDKVAQIMGTLPPHHLEKLSKGDCWSILKERVFADEGKSLTFDLEASGREIAIKCRGVPLVARVLGEAMYFKCDKKEWLAIQNDKIWHLLDDDNGGIFPTLKLWFDNLPIPSLKQCFAYCAIFPKDYDMKKDEIIRYWMAEGFLEPVEEANMAMEDIGNMYFNILLTTSFFQNARKDAYGNIISCKMHDLVHDFALSISKHGTLILDRDSTDEATQESSYHREDFIKLHSLFSENFDFNNMLSNFKCLRVLKLHGVSIRGFPDSIEPIIHLRLLHILDPEIEELPKSITKLYNLQTLIIEGYEGELPEDLSNLIKLRHILLNNSDIIKTPKNMSMLTCLQTLSFFAVDSEDGYRITELGALKNLKGEIVIKNLEYVKDEEEAKSAKLKEKEIFKLLLYWSSDRGENDMYNEDEKVLEGLQPHPNLKSLTIERYLGKKFPSWVVGLSSLYHNLIEIKLIRCRECEEVPTLGQLPCLRVLEIIGMWKVRCIGSEFYFYSDGSYRNTLFPALRILKLEEMFSLEEWKDAKELTTADEVLFVFPCLEELTLRSCHKLRDLPDSLHTCVSLQKLVVECCPMLRSLPGVRSSGLQYLENGDCSRLPSSSTSSIHPSLQKLQLIGCGSLLLDQIQYFIALKILWIEGFYEMVALPEWLGNLSSLQRLYIVYCWKLLHLPSEEAMRRLTQLKTLTIYGCPKFEDNERFKIDHIPWVEINDPR is encoded by the exons atgggaagAAAGAGAGATCGATTTTGGGATTACGCTGAGGACCTAAGGGGTCGTTTCAAATGTAACTATTGTAAGCATGAATTCCCTGGAGGTGCATCAAGGATTAAATCACACTTGGCTGGAGTTAAAGGGCGTGATATTCTTATATGTGATTTTGTGCCTGAAGATGTACGTAAAGAAGCTTATGAAGCAACTCTAGGAACtaacaaaaaacttaaaaatgctTCAATCTCAAGTAGTGATAAGGGGAGTACAATCCTCTcaacttcaatttcaacaattcaaaaggaaaaaattgtcACACAG AGCGAGGAAGAATATATAGATGAAATTGTGCTCGATGATGTTGTGGGTAGACTAGTAACCAAAGCGTTTGCACTTGCCACAAAGGATATCATTTTTAAGTGGGGTTTTAAGGAGGAGCTGGAAAATCTTTTTGACTCATTATACAAGATTAAAGTTGTGTTACATCAAAAGAGGCAAGTAAGTGATGAGTTTGTAAGGATCTGGTTAATGGAGCTTAGAAATGTAGCTTATGAAGTTAATAATGTGTTAGACAAATTTGACTATGAGATCATTCGGCAAAAGGTACAACCTCAAAGCCAAATGATAGCTCAGGTATGTAGCTTTTCGTTCTCTGATCACAATAAAGTTAAGACCATCAAACAATCGTTGGATAAACTTGTGGCTGATGTAGCTGGCTTTGGTCTTAGAATAGAGTTGTTGAAGTCAATCATCAAGATTAGGTTGGACAAGAATGAGGATTCATTCCTCAATGATTCAGAAGTTATCGGAAGAGAATTTGATGTTGTACAGATAGTGAACGAACTTATTAGTTCAAGCAATCAACAAGTTATATCTGTTCTTCCTATCGTGGGTATGGTAGGTCTTGGAAAGACAACTTTAGCAAAGGTATTGTATAACCATGGAGAAATAAAGAAACACTTTGATGTGCTAGCGTGGGTACATGTCGGTGGAAATTTTGATGTTGAAGAAATCTCAAGAAAGATTCATGAGTCTCTCAAAATAGACTTGACTAAtttagaaaagaagaaatactTTCTTGTACTTGATGATATTTGGATCGAAGACTGTGATAAATGGGATATTTTAAGGAATCACTTGGTAGGGATTAATTCAAATACTAGAATTAACATTATTGTGACAACGCGTAGTGACAAAGTAGCACAGATTATGGGGACACTTCCTCCACATCACTtggaaaaattatcaaaagGTGATTGTTGGTCTATATTAAAAGAAAGAGTATTTGCAGATGAAGGAAAATCACTAACTTTTGATTTGGAGGCTAGTGGAAGGGAGATTGCTATAAAATGTAGAGGGGTTCCATTGGTTGCAAGAGTTTTAGGAGAAGCAATGTACtttaaatgtgataaaaagGAATGGTTAGCAAtacaaaatgataaaatttggcatttgtTGGATGATGATAATGGTGGTATCTTTCCAACGCTAAAGTTATGGTTTGATAATCTTCCAATACCATCTTTGAAGCAATGTTTCGCATATTGTGCAATTTTTCCTAAAGATTATGACATGAAAAAGGACGAAATAATTCGGTATTGGATGGCTGAAGGGTTTCTTGAACCAGTTGAAGAAGCTAATATGGCAATGGAGGATATTGGTAACATgtatttcaatattttgttgACCACTTCCTTTTTTCAAAATGCTAGAAAGGATGCCTACGGTAATATTATTAGTTGCAAAATGCATGATTTGGTGCATGATTTCGCCCTCTCAATTTCAAAACATGGAACTCTGATTTTGGACAGAGATTCAACGGATGAAGCAACACAAGAAAGTTCATATCATAGAGAAGATTTCATAAAATTGCACTCATTGTTTtcagaaaattttgactttaacaacatgttatcaaattttaaatgctTACGTGTTTTAAAATTACATGGGGTTAGTATAAGAGGGTTTCCAGATTCAATTGAGCCGATAATACATTTGAGGCTTCTTCACATCTTGGACCCTGAAATTGAAGAATTACCAAAATCCATCACCAAACTCTACAATTTGCAAACTTTAATAATTGAGGGCTACGAAGGAGAGCTTCCAGAAGACCTAAGCAATTTGATTAAGTTAAGACATATTCTTCTTAATAACAGTGATATTATAAAAACGCCTAAAAATATGAGTATGTTGACTTGCCTTCAAACATTGTCATTTTTTGCTGTGGATTCAGAGGATGGTTATCGGATTACAGAATTGGGAGCTTTAAAGAATCTCAAAGGAGAAATAGTAATAAAGAATCTAGAGTACGTGAAAGATGAGGAAGAAGCCAAAAgtgcaaaattaaaagaaaaggaaatattcAAGTTGCTATTATACTGGAGTTCTGACAGAGGAGAGAACGACATGTATAATGAAGATGAAAAGGTGTTGGAAGGCCTCCAGCCTCACCCAAATTTGAAAAGCTTAACAATCGAAAGGTATCTTGGAAAGAAATTCCCATCATGGGTTGTTGGTTTGTCTTCGCTATATCACAATTTGATTGAGATCAAATTGATACGTTGTAGGGAATGTGAAGAAGTTCCCACTCTGGGGCAATTACCCTGTCTTAGGGTTCTTGAAATAATAGGAATGTGGAAG GTAAGATGTATAGGAAGTGAGTTTTACTTTTACAGTGATGGGAGTTACAGAAATACATTATTTCCGGCATTGAGAATACTCAAATTGGAGGAGATGTTTAGCTTAGAAGAGTGGAAGGATGCAAAGGAGTTGACAACCGCAGATGAGGTGTTGTTTGTGTTTCCTTGCCTTGAGGAGTTGACCCTTAGAAGTTGTCATAAACTGAGAGATTTGCCAGACTCACTGCACACCTGCGTTTCCCTTCAGAAGTTGGTAGTAGAGTGTTGTCCTATGCTGAGGTCATTGCCAGGTGTCCGGTCCAGTGGGTTACAATATTTGGAGAATGGGGATTGTAGTCGTCtgccttcttcttctacttcctcCATTCACCCCTCCCTCCAAAAGCTACAGCTAATAGGCTGTGGGTCTCTCCTGCTGGACCAAATTCAATACTTCATTGCCCTTAAAATTCTGTGGATAGAGGGATTTTATGAGATGGTAGCTTTGCCAGAGTGGTTGGGCAATCTTTCCTCTCTTCAACGGCTTTATATTGTGTATTGCTGGAAACTGCTGCATCTGCCCAGCGAGGAAGCCATGCGACGCCTCACCCAATTGAAAACGCTAACGATTTATGGATGCCCTAAATTTGAAGACAATGAGCGGTTCAAGATTGACCACATTCCATGGGTTGAAATCAATGATCCTCGGTAA